The Salegentibacter mishustinae genomic interval AAGCTTTAAGGGACGATGAGAACTTTAAGTATGTTGCTGCCTGGGAGTATAAAGGGAAACCTGCAGATGCCGTGCTTCACAAAGAAGACCTGGTATTTGAAAATATAGAATTGAAAACAAGAAGTTATAAATAGAATTGAGATTTAAGTATTGAGTATAAAAGCTCAATACTAAATACTCACTACTCAATACTTTTAAGATATGAAGCTTAACTTAAAAATATGGCGTCAGGAAAATGCCACTGCTAAAGGAAAAATGGTAGATTATCCTGTAGATGGAATAGATGGAGATATGTCTTTTCTTGAAATGCTGGATATACTTAACGAGCAGTTGGTAGAAAAAGGAGAAGATACCATTCAGTTTGATCACGATTGTCGTGAGGGAATTTGTGGTTCTTGTTCTTTGCAAATTAACGGCGAGCCACACGGCCCAGATAAGTTAATCGCAACCTGCCAGTTGCATATGCGCTCTTTTAAAGATGGTGATACCATTTATATAGAGCCATTTAGAGCAAAAGCTTTTCCGGTAATAAAAGACCTTATTGTAGATCGTACTGCTTTTGATAGGATTCAGCAAGCCTGGGGGTATGTTTCAGTAAATACTTCGGGGAATACCGTAGATGCCAATACTATTCCAATAGAAAAAGAAAAAGCCGATGAATCTTTTAACGCGGCAACCTGCATTGGTTGTGGAGCTTGTGTAGCAGCTTGTAAGAATGCGAGTGCTATGTTGTTTACATCAGCAAAAGTTTCTCAGTATGCTTTACTTCCGCAAGGTCGTGTAGAAGCTACCGAGCGTGTTCAGGCAATGGTTAGACAAATGGACGAAGAAGGATTTGGAAACTGTAGTAATACGGGAGCCTGCGAAATAGAATGTCCTAAAGGAATTTCTTTAGAGAATATCGCACGTATGAACCGTGAATACCTTTCAGCAAGTATAAAAGGATAAAACTTCCTTAAATACAAATAAAACGATCCCAAATTCTTTTTGAATTTGGGATTTTTTATGCAACTTAATCAACTACCTCGAAGAAAGTGCAGGAGGTATTTTACGAGAATAAATTCACCCAATTTCGATGTTGCATATCATTTAATGGAATTTAAAAATAATATAATGCCAGATTTTCAAAATCTTCCTTCAAAACTTCCAGCCGGGAAAACCAGTATATTTTCAGTAATGAGTGGGCTTGCAAGAAAGCATAAAGCGATAGATCTTTCCCAGGGTTTTCCCAATTTTGAAACCGATAATCATTTAAAAGAGCTGGTTTGTAAAGCGATGAAAGATGGCTACAACCAGTATCCGCCCATGAATGGCATTCCCGAATTGCGGGAGCAAATAGTTAGCAAAATTGAAAATCTCTACGGAAAGAAATATGAGGAAGCTTCCGAAATTATTTTCACCGCAGGAGCTACCCAGGCTCTATATTGTGCTATAAGTGCATTTGTGCATCCCGGAGATGAAGTAATTGTTTTTAAACCGGCCTACGATTCTTATGAACCCGATATTAAACTGGCTGGAGGTAAACCTGTTTTAATCGAATTAAAAGGAAAAGATTTTAAAATCGACTGGCAGGAAGTTGAAGATAGAATAACTTCTAAAACCAGAATGATTGTAATTAACACGCCGCATAATCCAACAGGAACCGTTCTTTCAAAAAGTGATATGCAGCAACTTGAAAAATTGCTGAAAAGCACCAATATTATCTTGTTAAGCGATGAGGTATACGAGCATCTTATTTATGATGACGAACAGCATCAAAGCGCTTCCAAATTTCCCGGTTTAGCTGAAAGGGCTATTGTGTGTGCTTCCTTTGGCAAAACTTTTCATAATACGGGTTGGAAAATGGGCTATTGCGTAGCTCCCGAAGTTTTAATGAAGGAGATCATTAAGTTTCATCAAGCTACGGTTTTTTGTGTGAATCATCCAATGCAGCGGGCTTTTGCAGAATATTTAAAAAATCCGGAGCACTATTTGAGCCTGGGAAATTTCTATCAGCAAAAACGCGATAAATTCCTTGAGCTGATGCAAGGCTCAAAATTTAAAGGAACTCCCTCAAAAGGTACCTATTTCCAGGTGATGGACTATTCAGAAATTACCGATGAACATGATGTAGATTTTGCCAAAAGATTGATTACTGAGCACGGACTGGCCACTATCCCGGTATCGGTATTTCATAAAGATGGAAAAGATCACAAACAGTTGCGTTTCTGCTTCGCTAAAACCGACGAAACCCTGGAAAAAGCAGCTGAGATTTTACATAAATTATAGTATCGAGGTTGTCTGAAAAGTCTAGTTTCGTCAAACTGAACTCGTTTCAGTTTCTAACATATTTTTAATTGTCAATATCTTAGATTCTGAATTAAATTCAGGATGACGATTTCATTTTTTTTCTAAGTCACTCAAATAAACCAATGACCATAAATCTCCAAAATCAAACTTTTGAACTTCACCCCAGCGGTGCCGCTTTTTGGAAAGAAGAAGGAATCCTCTTAATTAGCGATGTGCATTTAGGAAAGATTTCTCATTTCAGAAAATTTGGAAGTGCGGTGCCTCATAAAGCGATCAATGCAAATTTTTTAAGATTAAGCGAAGTAGTGGGGAAATTTCAGCCAAAAATTGTCTGCTTTTTAGGAGATCTTTTTCATAGCGATCTTAATAATGAGTGGAGATTATTCGAAAACTGGCTTAGTTTTGTAGAAGCCGAAGTAGCTTTAATAGCAGGAAATCACGATATAATTTCCCCCTTAAAATATGAAGAATTGAGCGTGAAAATTCATTCTGAATGGCAGCTTAATGGTTTTTTGCTTACCCACCATCCAGAAAACAGGACAGATTTCTTTAACCTTTGCGGACATATTCACCCGGGCTATCGATTAAATGGAAAAGGAAAACAAAGCCTTAAATTGCCTTGTTTTTTCCGAAGAAAAGATCAATTGATTTTTCCTGCTTTTGGAGAATTCACCGGGAATTTTATGATGAAGCTAAATGAAGGGGAAAAAGCATACGCAATTACCCAAAATGAAGTAATTTTAATAGAAAACAGCTAAAAATGGAAAAACGTCTTGCGGTACTCAATTTTATCTCGGTAATTTTAATTATTGCCGTTAGTTATATTTCTCAAACGGGAATCATTAACGGGAATACTATGGGTAGCCTTAGTGCCGAGTATTATAATCTTTTTACTCCTGCAGGTTATGCTTTTGCCATTTGGGGAATAATCTTTCTTTCGCTTCTAGGCTTTTCTGGTTATCAACTTTTTCAGGCATTTTCAGCGAAAAATGATCTGGAGTTTTTAAAGAATTCCGGTTACTGGTTTTTAACGGCTAACCTGGCCAATGCTGCCTGGGTAATATTTTGGCTTTATGAGTTTACGGGAGTTTCAGTACTGCTCATGTTTTTAATTCTTTTCTCTCTTATAAAAATAATCCTGAAAACCAATATGGAACGCTGGGATGCCCCATTAAAAATCCTTGCTTTTAGCTGGTGGCCTATTTGCCTTTATTCAGGATGGATCGCCGTTGCCAGTATCGCGAATGTTTCGGCTTATCTTTCTAAAATAGATTGGACAGCACCGTTTTTTGGAGAAGAAATTTGGACAGTTATTATTATTGCGGTGGCTGTTTTTCTAAATATCGCTATGATCTGGCGCAGAAATATGCGGGAATTTGCCGCAGTTGGCGTTTGGGCGTTAATCGCTATTTATTTTAGACATTTTGGCGAAATCCCACTTATCGCTTATTCTGCTTTAATAGGTGCGGTTGCTATTTTTTCAAATATTATTTACCACGGCTGGTTGAATAAGGAAACAAACCCGATGTATAAATTGATGAAGCGGGATTAACTCCTCTATTTCGAGGGTGAGACTTTGCTAAACCATTCCTTTAATATCGCTTGCCCAACTGGGATAAGTGAAAATCATTTTCTTTAAAGTTTCACAATCCAGCTTTCCGCACATCGCCATCACAAACATATTGATGATTTCGGAAGCTTCCGGGCCAACTAAATGAGCCCCAAGTACGAGTCCGGTTTTTTTATCCACCAGGGTCTTATAGGCGTATATTTTCTCATTGATATGTTTTGCATTAAACCATTCGGGCACTAATTTGTGTTCCAGTTCATAATCGTATCCCTGTTCCTTAGCTTCCTTTTCTGAAAGTCCTACGGAAGCCAGTTTTGGCAGGGTAAATACTACTGTAGGTTGCGGCGGATAATCTGCTTTTTTAGGCTCTTTTTTATTCAAAAGATTCGCTGCAACGATCTTTGATTCCTGTGAAGAAAGTGGCGTTAAAGGTAAGCCAGAACTTGCCGAAACATCACCACAGGCATAAACGCTCTTGTTAGTGGTATTTTGAAGAAATTCGTTAACGCTAATTCCCTTTTTTGAAAAGTCAACGTTCCCTTTTTCCAAATCCAGATCTTCTATAGATGGAACGCGACCTGCGGTATTAAAAACCATTTCAGCTTTGGCCGAAACCTCTTTTCCGTTTTGATTTGCTTTTACTCTAAAGTTCTTTTGCAGTTTTTCAATTTCATTTACTTCGGCATTAAAAATAAAATCGATTCCCAGGTCTTCTTCCGAAACTTGCTGGATGTATTTCACCATATCTTCATCGAAGTTGGAAAGCGGTCCTGGCGCAAAATCCATCATGGTTACTTTTACCCCAAAACGAGCTGCGATATGCGCGAATTCCATTCCAATATATCCCGCACCGATAAAAATCATCGTTTCGGGTAATTCTTTTAGATCGAGAAAATCTTCGCTTAAAAGAGCATATTCTTCGCCAGGGATCTTTAATGGCATAGCTTTTTGCCCGGTAGCGATAACGATCTTATCTGCGGTTACCGTTTTGCCTTCAACAGAAAGCGTGTTTTCATCCAAAAATTTTGGAGATTGGTGATACATTTTGATGTCCAGAGCAGCCAGATCTTTTTCAGTGGCGGCAGGAATGGCATCTACAAATGTTTCTTTAAAAGTCATGAGATCACTCCAATTTACTTCAGGCATTTTGGTGATTCCCATGCCCTGCATTTTAGTAGCGCGATCTATAATTTCAGTAAAACCAACTAAAACTTTTTTAGGGTCACAGCCACGATTGGGGCAGGTGCCGCCATACTCTCTGTTATCGGCTATCGCGACCTTCCATCCTGCCTTAGCGCAGTCTTTTGCTACACCTTTTCCGGCGGTTCCGGTTCCTATTACAAATACGTCAAAATGCTCAAATCCCATAATTATAAGTTCTTACAGCAAATTAGGCATCTGCAGACATTTTTGCTGTTATAAAAATGGTAAAAGTGGAGTGGAAAAGAAATTCTTTGGTATTAAAGAAAGTATAAATTAACTAACGTTAAAAAAATGTTGAGAGGTTGCGGGACAAAATTTCTGCAATTATCTTTGCGCCAATGAGTAAAACTATTATCGCCCAAAGCTTTGCACAATCCTCGCAACAGCAGGAATTGCGGGAGTCCCTTGTCTCTTCTGAAAAAAATCGGACTAAAATTCAACTAAAAGGACTTGTTGGTTCTGCTTTTTCTTTTGTTGTAGCCAACGCGTTTAAAGAAGCTGAAAAGCCCTTTTTACTGATTTTTAATGATAAAGAAGAAGCTGCTTATTATTTAAACGATCTCGAGCAACTGGTAGGAGAAAAGAATGTGCTTTTTTATCCCGGCAGTTACCGCCGTCCTTATCAAATAGAGGAAACAGATAATGCGAATGTACTGTTACGAGCCGAAGTTTTGAACCGAATCAACTCGCGTAAAAAACCGGCGATAATTGTTACCTATCCCGATGCTTTATTTGAAAAAGTAGTTACTAGAAAGGAACTCGATAGAAGCACGCTAAAAATTTCTGTGGAAGACGAACTTTCTATAGATTTTGTAAACGAAGTTTTATTCGAATATAAATTTAAGCGGGTAGATTTTGTAACCGAACCGGGCGAATTTTCAGTACGTGGTGGAATAATAGATGTTTTTTCCTTTAGTAACGATGAGCCTTACCGTATCGAGTTTTTTGGGGACGAAGTAGATAGCATTAGAAGTTTTGATGTAGAAACCCAGCTTTCTACAGATAAAGTGAAGAAAATTTCGGTAATGCCGAATGTTGAAAATAAACACCTTGACGAAATACGGGACAGTTTTCTAAAATATATTTCAGAAAAAACCGTGGTGTTTGTTAAAAACCTCGATTTACTCACTGCCCAGGCCGATAAACTTTTTAGCAAGGCAGAAGAAGCTTTTAATAAACTTTCTGAAGAAGTAAAACATAGCGAACCCAAAGAGCTGTTTTGTGACGGGCAGTTAATTAAAAGTCAGCTGGAGCTTTTTTCAGTTGTTGAACTGAGCAATCAGGCGTATTTAGAGCCTCAGAAAAATATAGAATTTCAAACAAAACCCCAGCCTTCTTTTAATAAGCAATTCGATTTACTGATTGACAACTTAATTGAAAATCAGGAAAACGGATATACAAATTATATTTTCTGCGTTAGCGAACAGCAAGCCAAACGCTTCCACGATATCTTCGATGACCAGGAACGTATCGTAAAATACCAAACAATTACTTTGGCTTTATTCCAGGGCTTTATAGATGAGGCCGGAAAAAACATTTGCTATACCGATCACCAGATCTTTGAACGTTATCATAAGTTTCATCTTAAGAATGGTTATGCTAAAAAACAGGCGATTACCCTTAAGGAACTTGGTAATCTTGAGGTGGGCGATTATGTAACCCATATTGATCATGGAATAGGCAAATTTGGCGGACTTCAGAAAATTGATGTTGAAGGGAAAAAGCAGGAAGCCATCAAGCTTTTCTATGGCGAGCGCGATATTTTATATGTTAGCATACATTCGCTGCATAAAATTTCAAAATATAACGGGAAGGATGGCAAAGAGCCCAAGATCTTTAAATTGGGAAGCAATGCCTGGAAGAAATTAAAGCAAAAGACCAAGGCCCGGGTTAAGCATATTGCCTACAATCTAATTGAACTTTACGCAAAACGTAGATTACAAAAGGGTTTTGCCTTTGGCCCAGATTCTTACTTACAACACGAGCTGGAAGCCTCTTTTATGTATGAAGATACGCCAGATCAAAGTACCGCTACCCAGGCGGTAAAAGAAGATATGGAAAACGAGCGCCCTATGGATCGGTTGGTTTGTGGGGATGTTGGTTTCGGGAAAACAGAGGTTGCTATTCGGGCAGCTTTTAAAGCGGTAGATAACGGTAAACAAGTTGCTGTTCTGGTGCCAACCACTATTTTGGCATTTCAACATCACGAAACTTTCTCTGAACGTTTAAAGGATTTTCCGGTAACGGTAGATTATCTAAATAGGTTTAGAACCGCTAAAGAACGGCGTGAAACTTTAGCAGATTTGGAGAATGGAAAAGTAGATATTGTGATTGGTACACACCAATTGGTAAATAAAGCAGTGAAATTCAAAGATCTTGGTTTATTAATCGTAGATGAAGAGCAAAAATTTGGAGTTTCGGTAAAAGATAAGCTCAAGACTATAAAAGAGAATGTAGATACACTAACGCTTACTGCCACGCCTATTCCAAGAACACTTCAGTTTAGTTTAATGGCCGCAAGGGATTTATCTACCATTACCACACCGCCTCCAAATAGATATCCTATTGAAACTAATGTAATTCGCTTTTCCGAAGAAACTATTCGGGATGCAGTTTCTTATGAAATTCAGCGTGGCGGGCAGGTTTTCTTTATTCATAACAGGATTGAAAATATTAAAGAAGTCGCTGGAATGATTCAGCGTGTGGTGCCAGATGCTAAGGTTGGGGTAGGACACGGGCAGATGGAAGGTAAGAAGCTGGAAAAACTGATGCTGAGTTTTATCAATGGTGAATTTGATGTCCTGGTTTCAACAACGATCGTGGAAAGCGGACTTGATGTGACCAATGCGAACACTATTTTTATTAATAATGCGAATAATTTTGGGGTTTCAGATCTTCACCAGATGCGAGGTAGAGTAGGCCGAAGCAACAAAAAAGCTTTTTGTTATTTTATAACGCCACCATACTCTGTAATGACCGAAGATGCCCGTAAAAGAATTAGTGCCCTGGAACAATTTTCTGAATTAGGAAGCGGTATAAATATCGCGATGAAAGATTTAGAAATTCGTGGTGCCGGGGATTTACTGGGTGGCGAACAAAGCGGATTTATCAATGAAATTGGTTTTGATACCTACCAGAAGATTTTAAATGAAGCCATTGAGGAATTAAAAGAAAATGAATTCCAGGAGCTGTATAGCGAATCTGAAAATATAGAGGATAAAACCTTTGTAAAAGATGCGCAGATCGATACCGATTTTGAAATTCTTTTTCCCGATGATTATATCAATAATATTACTGAAAGACTTAATTTATATACGCAATTAAATAATATTACTTCAGAAGAGGAATTGCAAAAGTTCGAAGCCGAGCTTGTAGACCGTTTTGGGGAATTACCAACCCGGGCAGTAGACTTACTGAATAGTGTTCGAATAAAATGGATCGCGGCGAGTATAGGTTTGGAAAAGATCATATTAAAACAAGGCAAATTGATAGGTTATTTTATTTCCGATCAACAATCCAGGTTTTACCAAACCAATACATTTACCAAAGTGCTGCAATATGTACAAACACATAGGCAAAAATGCACAATGAAAGAGAAGAAAACCAGGAATGGCCTGCGTTTGCTTTTAACTTTTGAAAAGATTAATTCGATAGAAAGCGTTTTAAAAGTTTTGCAACCCCTTGATTTTAGATTGAAGGAAGAAGAGGTAGAAAAGACTGCTTAAAATGTTCCCCTCCCTTTTAAGGAGGGGTGGCTGATAGGCCGGGGTGGTTGAACCCTTCTGTCTTTCCTTCGGAATGCCACCTTCCCTTCAGAAGGGAAGGAGCTTTTGATATAAGACCTCACAGGTTTTTGAAACCTGTGAGATTTCTTTTTTGCGTCATTCTGAATTCGTTTCAGAATCTAAGTTGTTATATAGTTCTTTCAAAATCAAAACCTAAAACCTCTTTTAAATTCACCGAACTAATCTTTTTTCCTTTCGAAACTCCATTCTGCTCAAAATCGGGAATATTTAAGTTTCTTTCTTTTGCCGTTTTACTGTAGTATTCTTCCCTTGTGGGATGACCTGGGTAGGCGGCGTTAAAAATCTTTCCCCAGGCTTCTTTCTTGATGATCTGGTTAATGATTTTAATACAATCTTCCTGCTGAATAAGATTTACCGGCGCTTTTGGATTTTTAATCCCGGTTTTGTTAGCGAGATAATGCACAGGATGTCTGTCCGGGCCAATCAATCCACCGAAGCGAACAACTGCGGTTTGAAAATGCTCATTCTTTAATAGTATCTTTTCTGCAGCATTAAGTTGCTTAGCGGCTTCTGAAGTTCCGTTAGCTTCATTTTCTTCGGTGTATTCGGGGAAGGTTTCTTGGTCTTTATAGACTGAAGTAGAACTCACAAAAATCACTTTTCCTACAGGTGATTTTTCTATATAATCTACAATTCTTCCTATTTTACCTACGAAATCGGCCTGGGGATCACTGCGTAAACCAGGTGGTATATCAATGATCAAAAGTTCAGCATGGGCAAGAAACGAAGTTAGATCACCCTGAACGCCTTCGGTAAAAATTTTGATTTGATAGGGAGTAATTTCAGCATCACGCAATGGCTGTATTTTTTCCTGACTGGTAACCGAGCCTTTTACTACGTGCTCTTCTTTCAGCTTTTTTGCGAGTGGCAATCCCAGCCAGCCGGTTCCTAATATAGATATGTTCATAAAGCCCCTCCCGGCCTCCCCAAAGGGGAGGTGTTTTTAAGTTTTTAAATAAAATATTCGTGTATTTGTGTATTCGTCAAGCTGAACTTGTTTCAGCTTCTAATATGAGAGCATTTCTTATCAAGTTAGATCCTGAAATGAATTCAGGATGACGAATAATAACCCAAAGCTACAAAACCAAAGCCTACTCGGGGCTTATGGTTTTCTTAAAAATTACAGCATCATTTAGCACAAAAGGCCGTGGGATCATTGTTTCGGGCCTTGGCTTTACATTTAAGGCTTCATTTTCTAGCAAATCATAACTGGACTCGTAGAGCGTAAATTCTGGTTTTATCTCGTTTTTTAAACTAAATTCCAGTCTTAAGGTATCCCTTCCCGAAATATGATAAGTCAATATCCGGTCGTGCCATCTACGGGTGTGAATATGAAAATCGTTACTTCCTAGTGCAACGGAATCGGCTTCAAGCCCGTTTACTTTAAAGCTTTGAAAATCTATTGTTCTATCGGCAAAAAGTTCTATTCTATTTGCTTTTCGGTTGGTAGCAATTTTTAATGAATAGGAATTAAAAGCTGAGGTAGAATCGGTTTTTTCCCAGGTTACGCCCGGTGATTCTAGATCAATTTTTGGAGCTTCGGTACGCCAGGTAAAATTTGAGCCGTATTTACTGCTAAAGGTTTTATTTTCTGAAGGAGCAATTAATGGTTCTTCTCCAAAATATGCTTCGGTCCATTCGTCTGGCATCTTATCGTAAGAATACCAATTGGTAGTGTTTTTATCGGCATCAAAAAGATAAACCAGCGAATTCGGTTTGGGATGTTCTTTGGTGAAATCGGCTTTAAAATGTGCGATTATTAAAAGAATATTGAAAACTAAAAAGAATAAAACCGCAATCTTCTTATTGCTTTTAAAGTAAGCGAAAACAGGTAACAGCAGTTGAAATAATAGAACCGTGAGTAAAGCTGAAACAAACAATATTTTCAAACCTAAAGCTACCGGAAACATTTTTATAAACGGCACTAAAATAAATACAGCCGGAAGGCTTAATAACGCCATTAATAAGGAGTTTGGCGATTCCTGACGCATCATAATAAATAGCTGCAGCAAGCCGAAAAAACCTGGTATGATAAAATAAGCCGCGCCTTTTAGAAAGAAAGCGAGCAAAGCACAAAGCAATAACCAGAAAAATAGCGGAACAACGAATAGATTAGCCTTGTTTTCTATATGTCTAAATCGGAAGTAGGTGAAAAACGAAATGAGTAAGCTTAATGAAACAAAAGCGGCGATATAATAATAGCCGTTGTAGGTGAAACCCTGTTCCATTTCTGAATATTCCGGATAGCTGTAGAGTAAGAATTTCCAGAGTAGAAAAACCAATAAGCCAGAAAAGGCAAGGCTTACTACAAAGGGAATAATACTTTTTAAAATTTCTTTTAGCTGAAAACGATCCTTAGAAAATCCGTAGCCGAGAAGGATAAAAAACAGAACAAAAGCGAGAATAAGCATTGGGAAGATCCAGGAAAACGGATAACTAATTATTTCCCCTCCCGGAATATTGAAAAATAATACTTTCTCTTCTGCATCTACTTCGGCTAAATCTACATCTTTAAAATAATCAAGTAAAGACATTAAATAACTACCTTGATGCGCTAAGGTTTCCTTGTCTAAGTTTTTAGGAGTGTCAGTCGCGGTGTGATAATCAAAATGATCGTCTATAAAGGCAAAATTATAGCCTGGGATATCACCCTGTTCGCGTAAAACTGTAAGATCGGTATCATTAGGCAACATTTTATAAACGCTATAAACGAGCGAATTTGTAACGGGAAATTCTGGGTTTGCTTTTTTGAAAGAATTAATAAGCCCAGCATTTCCTGAATTTGTTTCCAGGAACATAAAAGAATCTCCATCGCTGCCTCGGGCTTCAAAGTTAAGAGCAAGCTTAGCGTCTTTAGCCCAGGGGTGATCTTTTATAAAAAGTTCGGCGCCATTTAAACCGAGTTCTTCGGCATCGGTAAATAGAATGATGATATCATTTTTGTGTTTTTTATTTTCAGCTAGAAAAGTGCGAATACCTTCTAAAATTGTCCCTACGCCACTGCCGGCATCACTGGCACCCAGGGAAGAATGCGGGTTACTGTCGTAATGCGTCATAATCACCAAAGCCTCACCGTTTCCGTTTCCTTCCAAACGAGCCGTGATGTTTTGAGGGCGGACTAATACGCCATTTTTATTAAGAATATAATCTTCGTGGGTTTGGGCCTGTAAGCCCATTTCCTGTAATTTACCAACGATATAATTTCTTACGCGGCTATGGGCTTCAGTTCCTACATAATGGGGCTTCTGCGCAATTGCTTCAACGTGTTTAAAAGCGCGTTGGGTAGAAAAAGTAGTTCCAGGTGCATCTTCGGCTTCAATAGTTTTTGGCTGGCTGCTGTAAAAGCTAAACCAAACTGCAATGGCAATAAAAATGAATGAAAAAAAGCGAGGTATATTTTTCAGCATAATTCAGAAAAAAACAAAAGGTTTTACAGGATTTAAAGATACTTAAGATTTTAAGGAATAGTAGCGCTGCGGAGTAAGCTTTCAGAATAATTAAATTTTGCCTATATTTAAGTAATTAGTAATCAAAAATTTAGGCTATGGGTATTAAAAGTTTTCAGGGAAAACGGGCGGCGCCGGAAAAGGAAAAAAGCGCTCCAATGTTAGTTAGAGATTATATGAGTACTTCACTTATTACCTTTAAGGAACACGAAAATATTATGGATGTTGCTGAAAAACTCACTAAAAATAAGATTTCCGGTGGGTGTGTGGTAGACGATAATAATAAGTTATTGGGGCTTATTTCTGAAGGGGATTGTATGAAACAAATTTCTGACAGCAGATATTATAATATGCCTTTAGATAATGCCACGGTAGGAAAACGAATGACTTGTAATGTTGATACTATAGATGGGAATATGAATGTGATGGATGCCGCGAAACTCTTTATTGAAAAACGATTTAGGAGATTTCCAATTGTAGAACACGGGAAACTTATTGGGCAAATTAGTCAGAGTGATGTTTTGCGGGCTGCGGTACGCTTAAAAAGTAATAACTGGCATTTGGGTTGATCTACGGCTAGTTGCGTTTTACCAACGCGTAAATTTCATTTTCTAAAGGAAGATATCCCTGGTCGTAAACAAAATAATAGACTTTACCAGTTTTTGTAGTGTATATACTGGTAAGATATTCAAAATTGAAACCACGAGCGAGTAATTTATTTTTACTAATCGTGGTTTTTTCGTTTGGGTTGAATTCTTCTAAAATCCGATAATTTTTGCGAAGCTGGTTGTTTACATTTCTTACCAGGTTTTTCCTGTCTTTGTTGAGGTTATTATGGTGGGCATTACGGCAGTAATCGCTGCAGAATTTTTTATCTACCCGACCCACAATTTTTTCGCCACATTCTAAACAGGTTTTTTGCATAACTCGATACTCGAGACTTTATATTTTAAAGGTTTCTCCTAAATTAAATTTTGTTCTCACAATAAATATAAATAAAAAGCTGAATAATTACTGAAATTAGGTTCATCTGTTCTTTCTCATTTCGGCCTGCCGCATAGGCATACTATCTATAGTATTAAAAAGTTTTTCTATGGAAAGCACTTCGGTTTGTTCCAGTTTTTCGCCGCCATCTAAACCAATCAGCATAACCCTGAAATCGCTATTTTTAACTTTATATTTTCCATAGAGCTCTGTAGAACTCTTCCAGTTTTCTTCTTGGAATCCGGTGCTGTATTTTTCAGGTAAAATTTTGTAGACCACCAATTTTCGCTCCTTTAAGCCTTGTTGATGTTTTTGAAGCTCGGTAATTTGTTGTTGAAATTTTTCGGTTTTCTCTTCAGTAATAATCAAAATGAGACGATCTTTCCATTGGTGTTTAGAAAGATCTTGCGCATTTACATTCATAGTAAAAAAGAAAATTAGTAGTAAGAAGCTTATAG includes:
- a CDS encoding succinate dehydrogenase/fumarate reductase iron-sulfur subunit; this encodes MKLNLKIWRQENATAKGKMVDYPVDGIDGDMSFLEMLDILNEQLVEKGEDTIQFDHDCREGICGSCSLQINGEPHGPDKLIATCQLHMRSFKDGDTIYIEPFRAKAFPVIKDLIVDRTAFDRIQQAWGYVSVNTSGNTVDANTIPIEKEKADESFNAATCIGCGACVAACKNASAMLFTSAKVSQYALLPQGRVEATERVQAMVRQMDEEGFGNCSNTGACEIECPKGISLENIARMNREYLSASIKG
- a CDS encoding methionine aminotransferase, which produces MPDFQNLPSKLPAGKTSIFSVMSGLARKHKAIDLSQGFPNFETDNHLKELVCKAMKDGYNQYPPMNGIPELREQIVSKIENLYGKKYEEASEIIFTAGATQALYCAISAFVHPGDEVIVFKPAYDSYEPDIKLAGGKPVLIELKGKDFKIDWQEVEDRITSKTRMIVINTPHNPTGTVLSKSDMQQLEKLLKSTNIILLSDEVYEHLIYDDEQHQSASKFPGLAERAIVCASFGKTFHNTGWKMGYCVAPEVLMKEIIKFHQATVFCVNHPMQRAFAEYLKNPEHYLSLGNFYQQKRDKFLELMQGSKFKGTPSKGTYFQVMDYSEITDEHDVDFAKRLITEHGLATIPVSVFHKDGKDHKQLRFCFAKTDETLEKAAEILHKL
- the pdeM gene encoding ligase-associated DNA damage response endonuclease PdeM, whose amino-acid sequence is MTINLQNQTFELHPSGAAFWKEEGILLISDVHLGKISHFRKFGSAVPHKAINANFLRLSEVVGKFQPKIVCFLGDLFHSDLNNEWRLFENWLSFVEAEVALIAGNHDIISPLKYEELSVKIHSEWQLNGFLLTHHPENRTDFFNLCGHIHPGYRLNGKGKQSLKLPCFFRRKDQLIFPAFGEFTGNFMMKLNEGEKAYAITQNEVILIENS
- a CDS encoding dihydrolipoyl dehydrogenase family protein; this translates as MGFEHFDVFVIGTGTAGKGVAKDCAKAGWKVAIADNREYGGTCPNRGCDPKKVLVGFTEIIDRATKMQGMGITKMPEVNWSDLMTFKETFVDAIPAATEKDLAALDIKMYHQSPKFLDENTLSVEGKTVTADKIVIATGQKAMPLKIPGEEYALLSEDFLDLKELPETMIFIGAGYIGMEFAHIAARFGVKVTMMDFAPGPLSNFDEDMVKYIQQVSEEDLGIDFIFNAEVNEIEKLQKNFRVKANQNGKEVSAKAEMVFNTAGRVPSIEDLDLEKGNVDFSKKGISVNEFLQNTTNKSVYACGDVSASSGLPLTPLSSQESKIVAANLLNKKEPKKADYPPQPTVVFTLPKLASVGLSEKEAKEQGYDYELEHKLVPEWFNAKHINEKIYAYKTLVDKKTGLVLGAHLVGPEASEIINMFVMAMCGKLDCETLKKMIFTYPSWASDIKGMV